A single genomic interval of Corylus avellana chromosome ca10, CavTom2PMs-1.0 harbors:
- the LOC132163565 gene encoding uncharacterized protein LOC132163565 isoform X2, translated as MTSEHTGTSLRSSTTSTLYKSFSGLGLSDILKPDLIMPFIRTVPFEHHLALYLPEGSNVNGGVEAPVSWKPPVFGRFKVNWDVALDTKNNCMGLGVIVRDHKGLIHAALSKTLNCLHPSAIAEAVGALRAAEFCCDLGLHNVVLEGDSLIVVQDILALASNWCAHGQIVADIRVVLNSRRSWMVMHTKRNVNQAAHGLAKHAVRNQMDRIWIEEIPSCISNIVVLEHSALSI; from the exons GCTTGGGACTAAGTGATATTTTGAAACCTGATTTGATAATGCCATTCATCCGCACAGTGCCATTTGAACACCATTTAGCATTATACTTACCTGAG GGAAGTAATGTGAATGGTGGGGTGGAGGCTCCTGTGTCATGGAAACCACCGGTTTTTGGAAGATTTAAAGTGAACTGGGATGTGGCTCTTGATACTAAAAACAATTGTATGGGTTTGGGTGTTATTGTGAGGGATCATAAAGGATTAATACATGCTGCACTGAGCAAAACTTTAAACTGTTTACATCCCTCAGCAATAGCGGAAGCAGTTGGAGCATTACGAGCTGCTgaattttgttgtgatttggGCTTGCATAACGTGGTGCTAGAAGGTGATTCTTTGATTGTGGTCCAAGATATTCTTGCCTTGGCTTCGAATTGGTGCGCTCATGGACAAATTGTGGCAGATATTAGGGTGGTTCTAAACTCTAGAAGGAGTTGGATGGTCATGCATACTAAAAGGAATGTGAATCAAGCAGCACATGGACTAGCCAAGCATGCAGTTAGGAATCAAATGGATCGTATTTGGATAGAGGAAATTCCCAGCTGTATTTCAAATATTGTTGTTTTAGAGCATTCTGCTCTTTCTATTTAG
- the LOC132163564 gene encoding uncharacterized protein LOC132163564 isoform X1, protein MTSEHRATSLRSSTTSTLYKSFRGLGLSDILKPDLIMPFIRTVPLAHHLALYLHEVNLLRKIYWNCYRVPTFCQREAEALLLQFQGNPCVQGSNVNGGVEAPVSWKPPVFGRFKVNWDVALDTKNNCMGLGVIVRDHKGLIHAALSKTLNCLHPSAIAEAVGALRAAEFCCDLGLHNVVLEGDSLIVVQDILALASNWCAHGQIVADIRVVLNSRRSWMVMHTKRNVNQAAHGLAKHAVRNQMDRIWIEEIPSCISNIVVLEHSALSI, encoded by the exons ATGACGAGCGAACACAGAGCCACCTCACTCCGCAGCTCTACAACTTCGACACTGTACAAGAGTTTTAGAG GCTTGGGACTAAGTGATATTTTGAAACCTGATTTGATAATGCCATTCATCCGCACAGTGCCATTAGCACACCATTTAGCATTATACTTACATGAG GTCAATTTACTCCGGAAGATATATTGGAATTGCTACAGAGTTCCAACTTTTTGCCAACGA GAGGCAGAAGCATTACTCTTACAATTTCAAGGGAATCCGTGTGTGCAGGGAAGTAATGTGAATGGTGGGGTGGAGGCTCCTGTGTCATGGAAACCACCGGTTTTTGGAAGATTTAAAGTGAACTGGGATGTGGCTCTTGATACTAAAAACAATTGTATGGGTTTGGGTGTTATTGTGAGGGATCATAAAGGATTAATACATGCTGCACTGAGCAAAACTTTAAACTGTTTACATCCCTCAGCAATAGCGGAAGCAGTTGGAGCATTACGAGCTGCTgaattttgttgtgatttggGCTTGCATAACGTGGTGCTAGAAGGTGATTCTTTGATTGTGGTCCAAGATATTCTTGCCTTGGCTTCGAATTGGTGCGCTCATGGACAAATTGTGGCAGATATTAGGGTGGTTCTAAACTCTAGAAGGAGTTGGATGGTCATGCATACTAAAAGGAATGTGAATCAAGCAGCACATGGACTAGCCAAGCATGCAGTTAGGAATCAAATGGATCGTATTTGGATAGAGGAAATTCCCAGCTGTATTTCAAATATTGTTGTTTTAGAGCATTCTGCTCTTTCTATTTAG
- the LOC132163564 gene encoding uncharacterized protein LOC132163564 isoform X2 codes for MTSEHRATSLRSSTTSTLYKSFRGLGLSDILKPDLIMPFIRTVPLAHHLALYLHEVNLLRKIYWNCYRVPTFCQRGSNVNGGVEAPVSWKPPVFGRFKVNWDVALDTKNNCMGLGVIVRDHKGLIHAALSKTLNCLHPSAIAEAVGALRAAEFCCDLGLHNVVLEGDSLIVVQDILALASNWCAHGQIVADIRVVLNSRRSWMVMHTKRNVNQAAHGLAKHAVRNQMDRIWIEEIPSCISNIVVLEHSALSI; via the exons ATGACGAGCGAACACAGAGCCACCTCACTCCGCAGCTCTACAACTTCGACACTGTACAAGAGTTTTAGAG GCTTGGGACTAAGTGATATTTTGAAACCTGATTTGATAATGCCATTCATCCGCACAGTGCCATTAGCACACCATTTAGCATTATACTTACATGAG GTCAATTTACTCCGGAAGATATATTGGAATTGCTACAGAGTTCCAACTTTTTGCCAACGA GGAAGTAATGTGAATGGTGGGGTGGAGGCTCCTGTGTCATGGAAACCACCGGTTTTTGGAAGATTTAAAGTGAACTGGGATGTGGCTCTTGATACTAAAAACAATTGTATGGGTTTGGGTGTTATTGTGAGGGATCATAAAGGATTAATACATGCTGCACTGAGCAAAACTTTAAACTGTTTACATCCCTCAGCAATAGCGGAAGCAGTTGGAGCATTACGAGCTGCTgaattttgttgtgatttggGCTTGCATAACGTGGTGCTAGAAGGTGATTCTTTGATTGTGGTCCAAGATATTCTTGCCTTGGCTTCGAATTGGTGCGCTCATGGACAAATTGTGGCAGATATTAGGGTGGTTCTAAACTCTAGAAGGAGTTGGATGGTCATGCATACTAAAAGGAATGTGAATCAAGCAGCACATGGACTAGCCAAGCATGCAGTTAGGAATCAAATGGATCGTATTTGGATAGAGGAAATTCCCAGCTGTATTTCAAATATTGTTGTTTTAGAGCATTCTGCTCTTTCTATTTAG
- the LOC132163565 gene encoding uncharacterized protein LOC132163565 isoform X1 produces MTSEHTGTSLRSSTTSTLYKSFSGLGLSDILKPDLIMPFIRTVPFEHHLALYLPEEAEALLLQFQGNPCVQGSNVNGGVEAPVSWKPPVFGRFKVNWDVALDTKNNCMGLGVIVRDHKGLIHAALSKTLNCLHPSAIAEAVGALRAAEFCCDLGLHNVVLEGDSLIVVQDILALASNWCAHGQIVADIRVVLNSRRSWMVMHTKRNVNQAAHGLAKHAVRNQMDRIWIEEIPSCISNIVVLEHSALSI; encoded by the exons GCTTGGGACTAAGTGATATTTTGAAACCTGATTTGATAATGCCATTCATCCGCACAGTGCCATTTGAACACCATTTAGCATTATACTTACCTGAG GAGGCAGAAGCATTACTCTTACAATTTCAAGGGAATCCGTGTGTGCAGGGAAGTAATGTGAATGGTGGGGTGGAGGCTCCTGTGTCATGGAAACCACCGGTTTTTGGAAGATTTAAAGTGAACTGGGATGTGGCTCTTGATACTAAAAACAATTGTATGGGTTTGGGTGTTATTGTGAGGGATCATAAAGGATTAATACATGCTGCACTGAGCAAAACTTTAAACTGTTTACATCCCTCAGCAATAGCGGAAGCAGTTGGAGCATTACGAGCTGCTgaattttgttgtgatttggGCTTGCATAACGTGGTGCTAGAAGGTGATTCTTTGATTGTGGTCCAAGATATTCTTGCCTTGGCTTCGAATTGGTGCGCTCATGGACAAATTGTGGCAGATATTAGGGTGGTTCTAAACTCTAGAAGGAGTTGGATGGTCATGCATACTAAAAGGAATGTGAATCAAGCAGCACATGGACTAGCCAAGCATGCAGTTAGGAATCAAATGGATCGTATTTGGATAGAGGAAATTCCCAGCTGTATTTCAAATATTGTTGTTTTAGAGCATTCTGCTCTTTCTATTTAG
- the LOC132163564 gene encoding uncharacterized protein LOC132163564 isoform X3: MPFIRTVPLAHHLALYLHEVNLLRKIYWNCYRVPTFCQREAEALLLQFQGNPCVQGSNVNGGVEAPVSWKPPVFGRFKVNWDVALDTKNNCMGLGVIVRDHKGLIHAALSKTLNCLHPSAIAEAVGALRAAEFCCDLGLHNVVLEGDSLIVVQDILALASNWCAHGQIVADIRVVLNSRRSWMVMHTKRNVNQAAHGLAKHAVRNQMDRIWIEEIPSCISNIVVLEHSALSI, encoded by the exons ATGCCATTCATCCGCACAGTGCCATTAGCACACCATTTAGCATTATACTTACATGAG GTCAATTTACTCCGGAAGATATATTGGAATTGCTACAGAGTTCCAACTTTTTGCCAACGA GAGGCAGAAGCATTACTCTTACAATTTCAAGGGAATCCGTGTGTGCAGGGAAGTAATGTGAATGGTGGGGTGGAGGCTCCTGTGTCATGGAAACCACCGGTTTTTGGAAGATTTAAAGTGAACTGGGATGTGGCTCTTGATACTAAAAACAATTGTATGGGTTTGGGTGTTATTGTGAGGGATCATAAAGGATTAATACATGCTGCACTGAGCAAAACTTTAAACTGTTTACATCCCTCAGCAATAGCGGAAGCAGTTGGAGCATTACGAGCTGCTgaattttgttgtgatttggGCTTGCATAACGTGGTGCTAGAAGGTGATTCTTTGATTGTGGTCCAAGATATTCTTGCCTTGGCTTCGAATTGGTGCGCTCATGGACAAATTGTGGCAGATATTAGGGTGGTTCTAAACTCTAGAAGGAGTTGGATGGTCATGCATACTAAAAGGAATGTGAATCAAGCAGCACATGGACTAGCCAAGCATGCAGTTAGGAATCAAATGGATCGTATTTGGATAGAGGAAATTCCCAGCTGTATTTCAAATATTGTTGTTTTAGAGCATTCTGCTCTTTCTATTTAG